One genomic region from Chthonomonas calidirosea T49 encodes:
- a CDS encoding chemotaxis protein CheX, producing MKVQYINPFISAAFQVLEMVLGSKPAKGTLSMRPSIFTSQQCNIITGVTGKVEGQVIYGMSLITADKIASHMLGQPVRTFDQLAASAIAELGNMVTGNAATLLAEAGFPCNITPPTIVRGTNVKMTTLDIPALVVPLCTDFGEIEITVSLQES from the coding sequence ATGAAAGTTCAATATATCAACCCCTTTATATCGGCGGCCTTCCAAGTGCTGGAGATGGTGCTGGGCAGCAAACCCGCGAAAGGCACGCTTTCTATGCGTCCCTCCATCTTCACAAGCCAACAGTGCAACATCATCACCGGGGTGACCGGAAAGGTAGAGGGACAGGTGATCTACGGTATGAGCCTTATCACGGCGGACAAGATCGCCTCGCACATGCTAGGCCAGCCTGTAAGGACGTTTGATCAACTCGCAGCAAGCGCCATCGCCGAGCTAGGCAACATGGTTACCGGCAACGCAGCTACCCTCCTCGCGGAAGCCGGTTTTCCGTGCAACATCACCCCCCCAACCATTGTGCGAGGCACCAATGTGAAGATGACCACTCTCGATATCCCCGCCCTTGTGGTGCCTCTCTGCACCGATTTCGGCGAGATCGAGATCACGGTAAGCTTACAAGAAAGCTAG
- the galA gene encoding beta-galactosidase GalA: MMKVQKALVLLPLAVALSLPSPAFATHRARAESPFGERQKILFDANWRFFREPTPHLEKTVPITDWVYLPIEEGAGDARVLADPNLDTSAGGWKPVKTGTDVFEGRVGFAWFRTTLPPIAPPPKGYSLYLLFENVDDNGTVYLNGKKLYYHEGYGEPFVVPLAEAWRSNGPNLLAVQVDNAGGGPGGILGDVFLGYAKGADIGSGAAQPDFNDSSWRIVHLPHDYVIEGRFDPKASVSHGFLPTPPAWYRKTFYLPASDRGKSLWLYFEGVFRDSDVWLNGKFLGNHPSGYTSFFYNIAKAAHFGGKNVLAVHVDPGNYEGWWYEGGGIYRHVWLIVTNPVHIAQWTTFVNPQVVGDDVEHPAMAQVNVHTTVENDTDAEAACRLQFRVLDAENHLVAQTDSTVSIPPNGTRKVAVLLPLHAPHLWSLESPYLYKLQISVLRDGRIVDGNETNFGVRTIRFDPNQGFFLNGKHVELQGTCNHQDFAGVGIGMPDSLLEWRIRKLKEMGSNAYRCSHNPPAPELLDACDRIGMLVMDENRHLGDVYTPKTPPNAPYSDLSDLASMVRRDRNHPCIILWSLCNEEGIQGTPAGERMGAAMKKVVESLDPTRPVTAAMNGGWGYGLSHVLDVQGINYSYGVYDSFHQSHPDFPIVGSEIGSDVSDRGIYANDPAKGYVSAYNNAENTWKSVATHPFVAGGFVWTGFDYKGEPSPYGWPCVNSHFGLMDLCGFPKDDYYYYKAWWDQEHPLVHLFPHWNWQGKEGQPIDVWCYSNCDAVELFLNGKSLGKKEMPKYWHVEWHVPYSPGVLEARGYRNGQVVATDRVETTGPPAAIRLTTSTPTIKADGEEVGIVEVAIVDAQGRVVPTADNLVHFRVRGAGSIAGVGNGDPSDHEPDQANYRHAFNGLCLLVVRAGNRPGSIEVEATSEGLRSAHLRLEAVR, from the coding sequence ATGATGAAGGTTCAGAAAGCTCTCGTCCTGCTACCCCTTGCGGTAGCCCTTTCCCTTCCGAGTCCCGCGTTCGCCACGCACAGAGCGCGGGCCGAATCGCCTTTTGGGGAACGACAGAAAATCCTCTTCGACGCCAATTGGCGTTTCTTCCGCGAGCCCACACCGCATTTGGAGAAAACCGTTCCGATTACGGATTGGGTCTACCTTCCCATAGAGGAAGGGGCCGGCGACGCAAGGGTGCTGGCGGATCCCAATCTAGATACCTCGGCAGGTGGCTGGAAGCCCGTCAAAACCGGCACCGATGTGTTCGAGGGGAGGGTGGGCTTTGCCTGGTTTCGCACCACGCTGCCCCCTATCGCGCCGCCACCGAAAGGCTACTCTCTCTATCTTCTCTTTGAGAACGTAGATGATAACGGCACGGTGTACCTAAACGGCAAGAAGCTCTACTACCATGAGGGCTATGGAGAGCCTTTTGTCGTTCCGCTGGCCGAAGCGTGGCGCTCAAACGGCCCGAATCTGCTGGCTGTACAGGTGGATAACGCTGGGGGCGGCCCGGGCGGAATTTTGGGCGATGTGTTTTTAGGCTATGCCAAAGGCGCTGACATAGGGAGCGGTGCCGCGCAACCCGATTTTAACGATAGCTCCTGGCGCATTGTGCATTTGCCTCACGATTATGTCATCGAGGGACGTTTTGACCCCAAGGCGAGCGTCTCTCACGGTTTTCTTCCCACGCCACCAGCTTGGTATCGCAAAACCTTCTATCTGCCAGCGTCCGATCGAGGCAAAAGCCTTTGGCTCTACTTCGAGGGCGTCTTCCGAGATAGCGACGTCTGGCTCAACGGCAAATTTCTCGGAAACCATCCGAGCGGCTACACAAGCTTTTTCTACAACATCGCGAAGGCCGCTCACTTTGGCGGCAAAAACGTGTTGGCCGTGCATGTAGACCCCGGCAACTACGAGGGATGGTGGTATGAAGGGGGCGGAATCTATCGACATGTGTGGCTCATCGTTACGAACCCCGTGCATATCGCGCAGTGGACGACCTTTGTGAACCCGCAGGTGGTTGGGGACGATGTGGAACACCCCGCTATGGCGCAGGTGAATGTGCACACCACTGTGGAGAACGACACCGATGCCGAGGCTGCGTGTCGCCTGCAGTTTCGTGTGCTTGATGCGGAGAACCACCTCGTTGCCCAGACGGACAGCACGGTGAGTATTCCGCCCAACGGCACACGCAAAGTGGCCGTTCTCCTGCCGCTTCATGCGCCTCATCTTTGGTCTTTAGAGAGCCCCTATCTTTATAAGTTGCAGATAAGCGTTTTGCGAGATGGACGCATCGTAGATGGCAACGAAACCAACTTCGGAGTGCGTACCATTCGGTTTGACCCCAACCAAGGCTTTTTCTTGAACGGCAAGCATGTGGAGCTACAGGGCACCTGCAACCATCAAGATTTTGCGGGTGTGGGGATCGGCATGCCCGACTCGTTGCTGGAGTGGCGCATTCGTAAACTGAAAGAGATGGGCAGCAACGCCTATCGCTGTTCGCACAACCCTCCTGCTCCAGAACTGCTCGACGCTTGTGATAGAATAGGCATGTTGGTAATGGACGAAAACCGGCACCTCGGCGACGTCTACACGCCAAAGACGCCCCCGAATGCTCCCTACTCCGATCTCTCCGACCTCGCCTCCATGGTACGTCGCGATCGCAACCACCCCTGCATCATTCTCTGGTCGCTCTGCAATGAAGAGGGCATTCAGGGCACGCCGGCAGGGGAGCGTATGGGCGCGGCCATGAAGAAAGTCGTGGAATCGCTCGACCCTACTCGCCCCGTCACTGCGGCGATGAACGGAGGATGGGGCTATGGCCTGTCGCATGTGCTGGATGTGCAGGGCATCAACTACTCCTATGGGGTGTACGACTCCTTTCACCAGTCACATCCCGATTTTCCCATCGTCGGCAGTGAGATCGGCAGCGATGTGAGCGATCGGGGTATTTATGCCAACGACCCCGCGAAGGGCTATGTCAGCGCCTACAACAACGCCGAGAACACCTGGAAAAGCGTGGCCACCCATCCCTTTGTGGCCGGTGGGTTCGTGTGGACGGGATTCGACTACAAAGGGGAACCCTCGCCCTATGGCTGGCCCTGTGTCAACTCCCATTTTGGCCTGATGGACCTGTGTGGCTTCCCAAAAGACGACTACTATTACTATAAGGCCTGGTGGGACCAAGAGCATCCCCTCGTCCATCTGTTTCCACATTGGAACTGGCAGGGTAAAGAGGGACAGCCTATAGACGTGTGGTGTTACAGCAACTGCGATGCGGTGGAGCTGTTCTTAAATGGGAAGAGCTTGGGCAAAAAAGAGATGCCAAAATATTGGCATGTGGAATGGCACGTGCCCTATTCACCGGGCGTTCTAGAGGCAAGAGGCTATCGAAATGGCCAGGTCGTTGCGACGGATCGTGTAGAGACCACAGGGCCGCCTGCGGCCATTCGGCTTACGACGTCTACACCCACGATAAAGGCGGATGGTGAAGAGGTCGGCATCGTGGAGGTCGCGATTGTGGATGCGCAGGGGCGGGTTGTTCCTACGGCCGATAACCTGGTTCATTTTCGGGTGCGCGGGGCCGGCAGCATCGCCGGAGTGGGAAACGGTGACCCAAGCGACCACGAGCCGGATCAGGCCAACTATCGTCATGCGTTCAACGGCCTGTGCTTGTTGGTGGTGCGTGCCGGCAACCGACCTGGGAGCATTGAGGTAGAGGCGACCTCCGAAGGGCTGCGTTCAGCGCATCTCCGCCTGGAGGCGGTGCGCTAA
- a CDS encoding response regulator, protein MAKKILIADDALFMRVTLKNILEKNGYQVVAEASNGLESLDLYQKTKPDLVTMDITMPEMDGITAVRELKKIDPQANIIMCTAMGQKQMVLEAVAAGAKDFIVKPFQPDKVLEAVQKIIGV, encoded by the coding sequence AAGAAGATATTGATTGCCGACGATGCGCTCTTTATGCGCGTTACCCTTAAAAACATCTTAGAAAAAAACGGCTACCAGGTCGTTGCCGAGGCCTCCAACGGGCTGGAATCGTTGGACCTTTACCAGAAAACAAAGCCCGACCTCGTGACCATGGATATCACCATGCCAGAGATGGATGGAATAACCGCCGTTCGCGAACTCAAGAAGATCGATCCTCAGGCCAATATCATCATGTGTACGGCCATGGGCCAGAAGCAGATGGTGCTCGAAGCGGTTGCGGCTGGCGCGAAAGACTTTATTGTCAAGCCGTTCCAACCCGATAAGGTACTGGAGGCCGTACAAAAGATCATTGGTGTCTAA